From Anopheles coluzzii chromosome 3, AcolN3, whole genome shotgun sequence, the proteins below share one genomic window:
- the LOC120957182 gene encoding homeotic protein spalt-major-like isoform X2: MIQVDPVGYPSNVKDESSADEDMKENGCTDNEHTIAKPSVQLLAKMSEEFAEKAAAAARLGDHHLHHPHYQSAATTATGRHQPQDRSDALNEADNLSEDEHNEDDDEMADGRRGSNATPSASATAPVNDRASSDREESAGGEEKQPAGDCATGRSSPRSPISLVGRVSVNEGLGSMLAGGDHHRDEPASIAAAAAAAALGGPAAAAALAAAAAAAAAAAKNSANPAALGGALSAGDFNPAAAFGFPPAPPHGPTPGMSIQAFQNAIAQFTANALANNMDNDTVVKNLAILQSALFTLQQQQFLQFQLIQHLQSQLVKKQAEKDELGASGGPLAGLAGLGAGLAGSVAGVDSATIGFLNNNNNNHSQHNHNKQQHHTGNSGGSGNSNGSSRHHQHHHQQSQGVKNEPQDLRKSSHSSVAGDGDEEEEVEEEGIEDAFSKSYQMANMMAAAAAAANKSHVPPHVSELLRPSIHPVPEEELRKPKPSDSAGSMFGLGASDKRHSSSEQPTHGQSSTVPSSLGTSSSSASTTQSLASTSAASGGRSEKDEILPYHQEHPGSTGSFSSLAANIITDHAPSMLGEPNSLAMLEKKAQEVLNSASQGILSNNLLDELAFANDKSSPNGRNDAALFKHRCRYCGKIFGSDSSLQIHIRSHTGERPYKCNVCGSRFTTKGNLKVHFQRHSDKYPHIPMNPNPVPEHLDKYFPPLIPQEALKEQQQQQQQQQQQQQPPGQSPAPPPAMPGGAGPAGPAGPAGFPGVVDGRGAPPGFPPRSFFPDFYIPRPPQLQELFGAAAAAAAAANDASARNPVDLSQMKKPVEPPPAPPREQTPELRSMHSPDLSNDGPAQGTKIKQEPMEESLDLSDKSTKVTGGSGRSTSTPIQHHHHRDMDESKDGSKEDHPMLDHSDHLKEHDNGGALGAGALSALNSSTSEKEFPLKLKNNSIENLATVPSVSPPSSSSSGSLYQDTVLDPSFYAAHLPRPDSNDSSWENFIEISSETSKLQELVDNIENKTSEPNQCLVCKKVLSCRSALQMHYRVHTGERPFRCKICGRSFTTKGNLKTHMSVHRIKPPMRTLHQCPVCHQKFSNIFVLQQHIRLHTGEMTDLTPDQIKAAEIKDYEGGVHPPPPHPDALRLNPFGMRLASEFHQQQAHLAQQQQQQQQQQLQQQQQQHHHQQQQNKRSLEHSDEENDSENGARPSSVDRGVTPIGKLPKVPIHEKLKVKTGLTSPALESQVEDLRTMNLQRLSMRSLPPADDSFSRDSSSASPTIASANMSTGSDAKRLRSSSPPSNSSPSMHGSRRSPISTPPTVGGAEQASAAGRAAAAAAAAVAFPYGPPFLGMPQFPPFINRPPFLGNVPIVPPGSSMPPFGLFGKYEAAHAHTQNP, encoded by the exons ATATGAAGGAGAATGGTTGTACAGATAACGAGCACACAATCGCGAAACCGTCGGTGCAATTGTTAGCGAAGATGTCGGAGGAATTTGCCGAAAAGGCGGCCGCGGCGGCTCGGCTCGGCGACCATCATCTGCATCATCCGCACTATCAATCGGCGGCGACGACGGCGACCGGACGCCATCAGCCGCAGGATCGATCCGATGCCCTCAACGAGGCGGACAATTTAAGCGAGGACGAACACAatgaggacgacgacgagatGGCTGACGGGCGGCGCGGCTCCAATGCGACGCCCTCGGCCAGTGCAACCGCGCCTGTGAACGATCGTGCCAGCAGCGATCGGGAGGAGTCGGCTGGAGGGGAGGAGAAGCAGCCGGCCGGTGATTGTGCCACCGGTCGAAGCAGCCCCCGCTCGCCCATCTCGCTGGTGGGGCGCGTGAGCGTGAACGAGGGGCTCGGTTCGATGCTGGCCGGCGGCGATCATCATCGCGACGAGCCGGCGAGCATTGCAGCGGCCGCCGCAGCAGCCGCCCTCGGTGGAccggcggcagcggccgccctggcagcggcagcagcagccgccgcagcaGCCGCCAAAAACTCCGCCAACCCTGCCGCCCTCGGTGGTGCCCTGTCGGCGGGTGACTTTAATCCGGCCGCCGCGTTCGGCTTCCCACCGGCACCGCCGCACGGGCCGACGCCGGGCATGTCGATACAGGCGTTCCAGAACGCGATCGCCCAGTTCACGGCGAACGCGCTGGCGAACAACATGGACAACGATACGGTGGTGAAGAATCTGGCCATCCTGCAGTCGGCGCTGTttacgctgcagcagcagcagtttctGCAGTTTCAGCTCATCCAGCATCTGCAGTCGCAGCTGGTGAAGAAGCAGGCGGAGAAGGATGAGCTCGGGGCGAGCGGTGGTCCGCTCGCCGGGTTGGCCGGGCTCGGTGCGGGGCTGGCCGGGTCGGTGGCCGGGGTGGACAGTGCAACGATCGGTttcctcaacaacaacaacaacaatcacagCCAGCACAATcacaacaagcagcagcatcacacgGGCAACAGTGGTGGTAGTGGCAACAGTAACGGTAGCAGTcgacaccaccagcaccatcatcagcagtcCCAGGGTGTTAAGAATGAGCCGCAGGATCTGCGGAAATCGTCCCACAGCTCGGTGGCTGGGGATggggacgaggaggaggaggtggaggaggaagGCATTGAGGATGCGTTCAGCAAGAGCTACCAGATGGCGAACATGAtggcggcggctgcggccgCGGCGAACAAATCGCACGTCCCACCGCACGTCAGCGAGCTTCTGCGGCCTTCGATCCATCCCGTACCGGAAGAGGAACTAAG AAAACCGAAACCATCAGACTCCGCCGGCAGTATGTTCGGGCTCGGTGCGTCCGACAAGCGGCACTCCTCCAGCGAACAGCCCACCCACGGACAATCGAGTACCGTCCCGAGCTCCCTCGGAACCTCCAGCTCATCTGCCTCCACCACTCAATCGCTCGCATCGACCAGCGCAGCCTCCGGCGGCCGCTCGGAGAAAGATGAAATACTCCCCTACCACCAAGAGCACCCCGGCTCGACCGGGAGCTTTTCATCGCTCGCCGCCAACATCATCACCGACCATGCACCCTCCATGCTCGGTGAACCGAACTCGCTCGCGATGCTCGAAAAGAAAGCCCAGGAAGTGCTAAACTCCGCCTCCCAGGGCATCCTCTCGAACAACCTGCTCGACGAGCTGGCATTCGCGAACGACAAATCCTCCCCAAATGGGCGCAACGATGCCGCTCTGTTCAAGCACCGCTGCCGGTACTGTGGCAAAATCTTTGGCTCCGACTCGTCCCTCCAGATCCACATCCGATCGCACACGGGCGAACGGCCCTACAAGTGTAACGTGTGTGGCAGCCGGTTCACGACCAAGGGCAACCTGAAGGTACACTTCCAGCGCCACTCGGACAAGTACCCGCACATCCCGATGAACCCGAACCCGGTACCGGAGCATCTGGACAAGTACTTCCCACCGCTCATCCCGCAGGAAGCGCtcaaggagcagcagcagcagcagcaacagcagcagcaacaacagcaacctcCGGGCCAGTCTCCAGCGCCACCTCCAGCCATGCCTGGTGGAGCCGGGCCCGCCGGTCCTGCTGGGCCTGCCGGGTTCCCGGGCGTGGTAGACGGTCGTGGTGCACCACCAGGCTTTCCACCGCGTAGCTTCTTCCCCGACTTTTACATCCCTCGGCCACCGCAGCTGCAGGAACTGTTTGGAGCGGCTGCGGCGGCCGCAGCAGCCGCGAATGATGCTAGCGCCCGCAATCCTGTGGATCTGTCGCAGATGAAGAAACCAGtcgaaccaccaccagcgccacCACGGGAGCAAACGCCCGAACTCCGGAGCATGCACTCACCCGACCTCTCGAACGATGGACCGGCCCAAGGGACAAAGATCAAGCAGGAACCGATGGAGGAGTCGTTGGATCTTTCCGACAAGTCCACGAAGGTGACGGGAGGATCGGGACGATCTACTAGCACACCGatccagcatcatcatcatcgggaTATGGACGAGTCGAAGGATGGTTCGAAGGAAGATCATCCAATGTTGGATCATTCGGATCATCTGAAGGAGCACGATAATGGAGGAGCACTAGGAGCCGGCGCTCTGAGTGCCCTCAATAGCTCCACAAGCGAGAAAGAGTTCCCACTGAAGCTGAAGAACAACTCGATCGAGAACTTGGCAACTGTGCCGTCAGTATCTCCCCCTTCTAGCTCCTCATCCGGCTCGCTCTATCAGGACACCGTACTGGACCCTTCGTTCTACGCTGCTCATCTCCCTCGTCCGGACAGCAACGACAGCTCGTGGGAGAACTTTATCGAGATCTCCTCGGAAACGTCCAAGCTGCAGGAGCTGGTGGACAACATCGAGAATAAAACGTCCGAACCGAACCAGTGTCTCGTGTGCAAGAAGGTGTTGTCTTGTCGCAGTGCCCTCCAGATGCACTACCGGGTGCATACGGGCGAGCGACCCTTCCGCTGCAAGATCTGTGGCCGATCGTTCACGACGAAGGGCAATCTGAAGACGCACATGAGCGTGCACCGGATAAAGCCACCGATGCGCACGCTCCACCAGTGTCCCGTGTGTCATCAGAAGTTCTCCAACATCTTCGTGCTGCAGCAACACATACGGTTGCACACGGGGGAGATGACGGATCTGACGCCGGATCAGATTAAAGCGGCTGAGATTAAGGACTACGAGGGTGGAGTGCATCCACCACCGCCCCATCCGGATGCGTTACGGTTGAACCCGTTCGGGATGCGGCTGGCTAGTGAGttccatcagcagcaggcacATCTTgctcagcaacagcagcagcagcagcagcaacagctacagcagcaacagcaacagcatcaccaccagcagcaacagaacaAACGATCGCTCGAGCACTCGGACGAGGAGAATGACAGCGAGAACGGAGCACGACCCTCATCCGTCGATCGGGGCGTCACCCCGATCGGCAAGCTGCCGAAGGTTCCCATCCACGAGAAGCTCAAAGTGAAAACGGGACTCACCTCGCCGGCACTCGAAAGCCAGGTGGAGGATCTGCGCACGATGAACCTGCAGCGGCTCTCGATGCGATCGCTGCCACCCGCCGATGATTCGTTCTCGCGCGATTCCTCCTCGGCCAGCCCAACCATCGCCAGCGCCAACATGTCCACCGGCTCGGACGCAAAACGGTTACGCTCTTCCAGCCCGCCCAGCAACTCCTCCCCATCCATGCACGGATCGCGCCGTTCGCCCATTTCAACCCCACCGACGGTTGGTGGGGCGGAACAGGCGAGTGCTGCCGGGCGGGCCGCGGCTGCCGCGGCCGCCGCCGTTGCCTTCCCGTACGGGCCACCGTTCCTCGGTATGCCCCAGTTCCCGCCCTTCATCAATCGGCCCCCATTCCTGGGGAATGTGCCGATCGTGCCGCCCGGGTCCAGCATGCCACCGTTCGGGCTGTTCG